A window of Chaetodon trifascialis isolate fChaTrf1 chromosome 3, fChaTrf1.hap1, whole genome shotgun sequence genomic DNA:
CCGTGGAAAAAAATGTCTATCACACCATTTATATTATCCAAATGACTCAAGCTCAGTAGCCAGCTGAGGTCATAAAATGAAGCACCTTTTATTCTTCATCTCTCAGAAGCAAAAGCAGTGTATTAAATAcgttaaatatattttatgttctGCAAACAAATCACTTGCAATATTTCTCTTTCTGCATCAATAAAGGGCTGTATCTTTATTTTGATGCCCTTTGAAATTTAAAGCTGTCTTATCATAATGTTTTTGGTCACTTGGGCGCAGTGGAACAAACTGTACACACAGCACTGGCACACTGTCACCTAAAGTCGATATGGTGGATGTGTTAGTGAAGGATTGCCTATTTAaacccagcagacacagagcaacattagcagtCTTGCCCACTTTTGTCACCAGCTGGTAGCTAACCTTGTCCGCCTGCTGTTTGTTGCAGGGCAGGTGGTGTACAGTGAGTTTAtcagacatttttcactctAAAATTCAAATAGGATCTATGAGAGCAGAGCTTGTGGGctgtacaacaaaaacaacgGCACAAAAATAGAATTAAAGGCTTGGTAGAGACAATCGGGATTGCAGAGTTTGATTATGATTTTATGCTGGTTTGTAACTACAAACCCTTTTCTCGTTGATCCATTGTTGATAAATAAAATACTGGTTGAGTGAAATTTCACTAGCTATCAAGATAACATGGTATATTTGaacttcttctgcttttctgtccaGTTGCGAGCTCCCATGGTGCTGAACAAATACGTGTCGCTGGCCCCTCTGCCGAGGCAGGGGACAGGAGTGGTCGAGGGCTTGGTGTGTCGGGTGTCTGGGTGGGGCTACAACAGTATGGGTGGAGGCCAGGCCCCCTTCACCCTGAGGACAGTCACAGTGCCCATTGTTTCTACGGCAAGGTGTAACAGCAGCGAGTCCTTTAACGgaaacatcacagcaaacatgatCTGTGCTGGCTACAGGACTGGAGGAAAAGATGCATGCAAGGTACAAGGGGATGAAAGCTATTCCACCTGCTCCCATTGACATGGAGCAATTATTTCAAACATCTGCGAGGTAACTGGGTGTTGTACATTAATGTCCAATCTGCCCCATTGTGACAAACATGATCACTTGATCTTTCAAAAGCAACTAAATCCATTTTGAAATAATCAATTCTCTGTGGTACTGGCCTTGATTCCCAGTGTATATCAAATTACACAGGGTCATCCTCCTTTCATCAGGTCACATTAAACGAAACAGTAACTCCATTTTGGGAAGCTCATCCCCCGGACAGTGTGGGAATAGAGTTCATCATGTCAGTGCTGGTTCAGCTACAaccttttattaaacagacgTGGCAGCCCCCCCTCAGGAATTGTATTAGTTATGATAGTTACAGAAGAGATAGAAAAGCAACCCTGAAATAGCATCAGGGCTGAAGACACTGCAGTGATTTTGAAGTACAGTCATTCGTAGCCACAGACACTCACAGGCTctgatttgtttatttgctaCATGATTCTGTCTGTGCCTTTATTGTGAGGGGAGAATTACATAAAATTCAATGTGTGATATACCAGTAGGCTATATTTTGCCTTAGGCAACTAGCTAAATTACTAATTTAAATGTGCTATAATTAACCTTGCAGTCGGCAACTTTGTGTGCCGGCATTTCAAAGTGGCAGCAAGAGATCTGGTGAATGCAACCATCCTGATCCTGAGACACAGTTTTGTTTCTCATGCCTCtgttagccttttttttttttttttttgtattgtaaAAATTTCCCGGCAGCACATAAGACTTAGTCAAATGTTGTAACATCTTTTTACACGTGCTAAACTCACATGCAGGCATATGTGAGTTCACATGTAAAATTCACACATGCTTATGCTGTCTTTGGACATATCACATGTGATAAAAATTCTGTACTACTGTAAATTTTCAGTGTGCCACATGCCTGTTTTACGTGTGAATTTCAGATGATCTCTTTTGTGAGGAAGTGTCTGATCTTACAGTGATTTTAAAGAGCTTCTGTGTCACTGCCACATCTTGTAATTGACTGCTGTCAAATTCATTTATTGCCAAATCTACAGCACAGAAGTGACCTCATCCTACAACACCAAGGACATTAAAACAGCTTTCCAGTAAACTGTGAGAAACTCAGATCAATCGTTTTCTCATGAAGTACATTGTGGCAGGATGACTGATGGAGGGTGTGGTCTTTCCTTGCAGGGAGACTCTGGGGGGCCGCTGGTGTGTGGGGGGCGTGTCTATGGTGTGGTCTCCTGGGGCAACGGCTGTGGTGATGCTAAGTTTCCTGGAGTCTACACAGCTGTGTCCAAATTCCGCCGATGGATAGACCAAACCATCTACCGCTCATACCTGCGCTGCACCAACTACTGATGAAGACGATGATAAAACAGATAATGAAGGCAGCCATTTATGCCTGAAAAAAGTCATTCCCCTTCATTCCCCTTTTCAATGGTGATGCCTATGATATTCTTAAAATATCCTGCCTGTGAACAGTGGTCTCTGCCAGCAGCCAGTAAATGGGAAATGAACAACAGTGGGCACTTTGTAAGCATGTAATTCCAGAGAGGTTCATAacttgtcaaaaaaaaaaaacccttttatagaaataaatgttcaaattcAGAGAATGTGTTGTGTCAGCGTTGAGTGGTGACTCAGCAGTATTTTTTGTGAGTTTGTGCACCTTAAagcctattttttttttttttttatcagcttCTTGCTTCGAATGGTGAGGTCATCCACACGCACAGAAAGTGTGCTGCCGAAATTAGAACAGTTCTGTTTATTTCACACATTAGAGATTTCTCCAACCtatttgtgtttcagtctggtttCAAGTGGGCTGAGCTCAGTTTGTCGCAAACTTCcttgcaccaatcaggatttacATCTGATGAGAGCTGATGGaatcatctttttgttttgtcaagcCAACCAGGCTTACCTGATGGAGCAAACGATCTgagttttttaattttatattatACTAACCAGAGATTTTTTTCATAGTCATGAATATTTAGTGTTACAAAGAAATACCCAGTTTTCAAGGGCTTCAAaccagctgcagcctgaagtgAGTGCACCTACTACAAACTAACAGAGCAAGTATTTTAAAGCGAAATATATGACTcttgaaaaggggaaaaaacacattattgctCTTAAACATAGGCAATAAAACATACCCACCATATATTCAAGCAGCGGTTTTGCTGCTATAGTCCatcttggtctggtatgaccagtagcaTAAGGTGGCTAATGCAAACTTTAGATTTTATCTGACTCAGTTCACTGACTGTTCTCCACTTGTGCAAATGTTTCAGGTTTAGATATTTGTCAACTtaagttgtttttgttcttaTATCGCTcctcatttttaatttcttacctcatttttctctttcttcttttctatGCCAGCTGACACTAAAAGCCTTAAAGGTTCTGTCTCAGATCACcacaattgttttttgttttttggctagaagattattttatgtttaaactgtttttgttttttgtttttttttttaattcatctgcacatgaagctctgcaggaagctgtttttggttaaaaaaaaaagaaaagcaatacAGCAATTCTGATGATGACAATACAACCACATGCTGTGAAACTGAAAGAGTTGTTATGGAGATCTTCTGATATGAAATGTGAGCCTCTGATAAAATCCCAGCTTCTATACAGTAAGTCTATGGGGAATAGGTGTGTCATGACTGTGTCTCCTCTATGAATAGTTGACGGCAAATTAAAGTTGGTTCTGCTCCAGGCTCGCATATCACCTTTCATCTCATTGTCTGTGTAATGATATTTGGTGAAGTTCCTCTGAGAAAGGATAGTCAATGTCAAGACGTAATCTCTGTCCATTGGTCCTTTACCGTAGGCTTACATGTGTTTTGTAAGATCCCTTTGTGCTACTCTTCCGACACAAGACAGATATGTGAACAGTACAGACAGCAGTGGGTGGTAAACCCAGTGAGAATTAGTTTCAACCTAAAGACAACCCCAGGGGGCTTCATTTAACAAAGCAAGCAGTTTTCACACCGCCCTCTGATCTCATAACACCTAATGtgataacaaaacacacaaaatgttctCAAACTGGATCCTACCAGGTTTGAGGACATTATCAGCATGCCTCTCATGATTCAGCATCTTATTCTTGGAAATGTACAGTGTGAggtcatttatatatatatagtgtgcATGTATGTTCTATTTCATTTGGGGAGGGGGCCAACTAAAGATCAAATAGGGCTTTCAAACATCTCAATGTAATGTAAAACCTGGAACATGGAGTATTCTTTGATTTACTCAGCAATTCAATAAAACTACTTCCTAGAGCAGGCCTCTCATCCCCACGTGTGACATCTTCAACCCCCACCGTGTCCCTCCACACTGATACCTTTTTCTTGAAGCTGCGGTGAAAACAAGCGAAAGTAGCGCAGACCCTTAGTATTTAACGGAAAGTGCGCCATGGGGCCAAAAGTCGCATCTTAGCCTATGAAAACACTGCCCTCCTCTGGTGAGGTCTGCCCCTGTGGACACATGACACGCTCAAACCCCACGACCAAAGAAAACGCCAATTTTGTAACATCATAAAACAGTTTGGAAGACTTGACACCTCGAACTCGTCGAGTGGTGGCGCGTAAACGACGTTTTCCAAAGATCTGTACTGGTTCGCGTTCATGTGCCGTCTTTGAATATAAGATCGCCATTTGTTTGATTGCATCCAGATCCCGGAGAGTGGAGCACTGGTACGCCACGACTCCAACTGGAAGCTTCTCTGGGCTGCACCAGAAAACCCCCGTGCAGCTCCTTCGCCAGGTCTCCCCTGGATCCGTGTTTTGCATCGCTCCTCAATTTGCATTTCTTCCTCAGATTTTCCGTGCGACGGGTTCAGCCGCTCGAAACCAGCGGGCGCTCCACAGCTCTATTGTACGTGCGCCTCCATTTCCAAAGCAATACGCACAGAGAACAAACCTCTGGAAATTTTTGGATAATGTTGCCGAAGCTCCGCGAGCGGGGAAATTGAGGACATTTTGATTTACTGATATTTCTGGTGCGTACCTACGGAGACATACACGTGTCTTCGGGGTAAACAGAAAGGGCTAGATCGTGTCAGCAGATAGCattgtccccccccccctctttgTTTGTTATAGACGGCCAAGCTGAAGCTTGGCGACGAGCTATACATTTCAGTTTGTGCGCCTTGGTGATAAAGACGCATTTGGAGATGTCGGAAGTGCTCCCTTTCAACGAAGAAAAAATGAGTCATTATGGAAATGAGGGCGACGAGGGACACCTTTCCTTCACCTGTCGTCTTCAAGACACCAACAACTTCTTCAGTGGCTCACAGAATAAACGCCCGCCGAAACTCGGACAAATAGGCCGGAGCAAACGCGGTAATTATATAATTAAGGCGTTTTCGTTTGCATGGTGGTGTGTTGAATGCGCACATAGGTTACAGTGGACTACAATTAAGGATGTGTGCGTGCAGCCAGATAGGCAACACCTTCGCCTTGACATGGTCCTCAGCAGAGACTGAGATGCTGATCTATTGTTTGCATGCGTGTGGGATGTATGGCTTTTTGAATATTCTATTCGCATTGCAACACAAGTTGGATGCGCAGTGCGTGCTGTTAAATGCCTTCTGAATGCTGCTCAACAGAGTTGTGCTGGATGTCCCCTCCTCAGCGAATGGTTGCAATGATTGAGATTTGTATGCTGTTCACTTATGATTTTTGTGTTTGCACGATCATttctttcaatttttttttttggcttttgcaTTCCTGATGACACCCAGGAGATGGTCCTTGAAAACTGAGGCTCACTCGGGGTGTCACATACATgcccagacagacacagttgcATGTACAGTAGCGCACAGACACAACATGGACAAACATGGCAAACAGGCAGACATGCAAGGATTGCACCTGCAGGTGCTCAGCGAGAAGACACGCAAGAAATTCAGACATGCACACTCTCAAAcgtgcatctctctctctctctctctctctctctctctctctctctctctctctctctctctctcacacacacacacactcacacacacacacacacacagaggtaaagagagacagacatacacAATCAGGTTCATGgtcatcttcctctttttgcaTACTCTTGctctcgtgcacacacacacaccacttccACTCCTACAGCGCAGTGCTAATGGTTCTGGGCTTTAATGACCTCCTGTCAGTCGGTGGTGAATTTTCAAGACGCCACACCAAGATGAGCCCCCCTCATTAACTCTCTCCCCTGTCATCCACAGTTGTGATTGAGGATGAGAATGGCGACGACGAAGCACTGAAAAATGGAACAGAGAAGACCCCGGCAGAGGCTTAGAGCGCTCAGCTCACCATCCCCCAAAAGACACTCTTGAAATTTTTTATGGCGATATTTACCAGTTTTAATCCAAAGACACTGTATATAAGCACTTTCTCTCATGTGGCAGCAAGCAGCACTTCCACGCCCTCCTCTCCCAGTCAGTCATGGCCATCCGGGTGACACACACTGGCAGGGGCGGGAGATGGCAGCAAAGGAGACCTCCAGGTGgacccccccgacacacacacacacagacacactcacacaattaAATACACCCTCAATTACAGGGTTTCGCCATAAAATCCAAAAGTGGGACAAGACTACGGGGGGAGTcgaggtggaggaaggaggtgacGCTGTCAAAATGCAGAAATCAGGGACAGgatacagaaataaatctgaTATAAAAACTAAAGCACACACTTCTCCTATATCTTATCAATCGAACTTATGGTACCATTCTTTCTGCTCTTCATTTTGATTGAGGGCAAATGAATAACAGAGTTTGTAAATATGGAAAGGGTAGCCCATATTTTCTTGCACAAAGTGGGAAGCAGTAAACTGGTTTGTTCTATGTGTTGGAAGACTTTATTTATTGATCCTTTGGAATATGTCTTTTGCAGTGACTTGAGGCCCGAGGGAGTGTTCTTTTGTATGTCGAGAAAACTTGGAGTGAATGAgagtgacattttttttcacttaacAAATCTCGATGTTGCCTGAGTGTTTTTTGTTACCATACTTTGCAGCTAACGAGTCATTTATATACAGTGTACCTCCCACCTGTTTGTAAGCTTCCCAGGCTTTCACCTGGATTGGTTGATACTGTAACTTGACTGTACACACCCTATTGATAAACTGTTTATATTGCATTGTGCATTATCGTGTGTGCCAAATCTCATGAGGGATATACTGTACCAGACaacttgttctttttttgtgctttataCATTTACTCATACAATTCAGCTGTTTTGTTGGGTTGCCATTTTTTAGGGCTCTttcttaaaacactgaaatacaaacTCATGCATGGCAAATATGAAATCATGCATGCACGGCAGAAGTTCTGAAACTTGTGTATTCTTGAAGCACCTCGTATACAGCTTTGAATGACAAACCTCGAGAAACAGTCTTAATTCTGCGTTGTACTGTACGATTCACACTGATTTGTACAGTGGCCTAATATCTTGTAATAAAGATTATGACAAAGTACTATTTACTGTTTAGTGTTGATTGTGGTTTACAATACGGAATGATGTACTCgatgttgctttttgttttttaaactgttttaaaactgtagcaaaaaacacaaatctagTTTTGTATCTGAAAGATAGAGACAATAGCAAATGGCTTGGCTGACTTTTGCATATGTTCCTTGTACAGTTTCCCCTGTTGTTATTGGATTGCCTATCTGGCTGCCAAGGAAGGTCAAGTCAGCATTTTCCACTGTGAGAAAGTAGCATCCCATTCCTTGGAAAGATCAGATAtggaaggagacagaaatgGGAAGAAAGATGAGCAAATAATCCCATCAAGAATTTGAATTCCACACGCTGAGTTGAGAGACTCGGCTCGGACAACTGCCCAACAGACTCGGATCTCATAAAGTGCTACAGTATTGCAAATGATTCTGTGGGGAAAATGTACACCACTGCTTCCCAATGCAATAAATGTCTGTTTGCATCTAAAATCTCAGCTCCTCTCTTTAATCAAGTCCTCTCTTTAACTCCATTGCCAGAGATGTAAATGGTGCAGGGCCACCGAGGCATGAGGAACACTGATGAGACGTGACATTTCCAACTCTGCTGTGGTGACTAAATGATTCATGCTGTGTGACGAGCCTCTGTCAGCGTACAGCATCTCAAACACGGACCGCCGGGATGTGCGCTGGGAACACATACATgcagcatacacacatgcacagaggtacacacacatgtCCGTTTCAGCTCCAACAGCAGGCGAGACCAACATATTGCTCGTCTCTCCCTCCCCAGTCTTGACAGACATGAAAGGGGCTGCCTGGGCTGGGTACCATGGTAACAGATGCACCTTGCACTCGATGGGTGCTGCGGTGGGTTTCGGTGCAGAATAGTCTTCCCCTCGGCTTGATACCATCACTATCTTTAATGGAATGTTCTCCATTCTCTTATCTCTGCCCTCTTCTCTCAAGACCCCCTATTCACTCAGTGGCGTGACCGCATTATCCTGCCAAAATAGTCCCTTCTTCCAAGACGGCAGTCAACCATGACGATGGCGCTCACTGCAGTAACAGCCTTCCCCCTTGCACAGAATGAGAGGATGTTACATTTAGGGAGTAATGGTCCATGATTCTCTGTGTGGAGGATCCTTAAATCCAGGGTGATTGGAATGAACTTGGGTCTGATCAGCCTAAACACAGGGTCAGATGCTGTTCTCACACTGTCAAACCTGTAGAACTCAGTGACACACTGCAGAAAATCCCAGAAACGTATTGCAGTCATCCTGCAGAAGTGATCAATTTGAATTGCTAAGTTGTGGCGCACACACAATTATTTGCCTTTCAGTCAATTTTAAAAAGGCACTTTTCCTTGTTCATTCACTTTTGTTGTATTTGACATTATGCTCTCGTGGTTTTTAAACTTTTCTCCTTGCTACAGTTCATAATTTTGCACCCATAGTAACTCACAAGTTAAGGCAGCCACACATGTGACTCAGTAGTAAGTTAAATGCCAATTATCAGCACGTCACCTTTAGCTGAGGTTTGAAAGGATTTTTCTGCTCAATGTGaggcaaccagcagagttaCAAAGAGGCCAGAGTCACCACCTGAGCTGCTGAATTGCAGGCACCATCAGTCACAAACTATGAAATTACAGTGCATCTCAATAATCATGACCACAAAGtgccaaagacagaaaaaacgCATTAGCAAAGAGGATGAGGTgtcacatgtgaacacacacaccactgacagACACTAAATGAGATTTCTCCTGACGACACCTCAAACTGCAACCTCAAAGGCTCCTCAAAGTCAAATTAATGCATCTGACAGGCTAACAAATATTAGAAATTATAAACCTCACCATGCAGCAAAATTGTGCAACATGAGTCATTTGGGATGATCTATACACTCACAATCGGTTGATGACATTTTTTCAGTTAATAAGCAagcatcagtgccatccaccaaAGCGGACTGTGCATTTTTACTACAGAACGATTTAAAGGCCTATAGCAAGACTTTAAATTGTATTGATTTTAATGCAACATATTGATATTGATTCCACATAAGTGTCCACaacaatgataatgatgatgattctcTGCTGTGGCTGAGAACAGGAACATTACAAGCTTCAGATAATGTTTACCAGGCTGACAAACCAATAATACCCTGTTTTTTGTAATAGCTTGTCTGAAAGTGTAAGATTCTAGATATTTATTAAATCtcatgaccaaaaaaaaaaaaaaaaacctccaaaacATAAAAAGGTGTGGTTCTGTGTTAGTTAGCCATCAGATAAAACATAAGTATAGTTCATAATGTATTTTGTGGTATCTTAGTTTTGgttttcctcattttccttCAAAAGTATAACTACAAAgttccatccattttctatacagctgtcaacgggcgagaggcggggtacagatggaccggtcaccagccaatcgcagggcaacatatacacaaacaaccattcacacacacacactcacacctaggggcaatttagagtcaccaattttggtctgtgggaggaagccggagtacccggagagaacccacgcatgcacgggaagaagatgcaaacttcacacagaaagggacCCCAGTATGAGGCCCcacccggggattgaaccagcaaccttcttgctgtgaggcacgcgctgcgccaccgtgcagcctaatTACAAAGTTACAGTAGATAAAATATACCAGAGCTGAAATTAT
This region includes:
- the LOC139329309 gene encoding trypsin produces the protein MSLLMCLSCVLLDLMTVHSHVLMQGRIVGGHTAAPNSIKYIVSLQSTRGQHFCGGSLVHRYWVLTAAHCNIGPEHMMIVAGDYIVNTFEGTEQYAKPHRLVTHPLYNRSTNNADIMLIKLRAPMVLNKYVSLAPLPRQGTGVVEGLVCRVSGWGYNSMGGGQAPFTLRTVTVPIVSTARCNSSESFNGNITANMICAGYRTGGKDACKGDSGGPLVCGGRVYGVVSWGNGCGDAKFPGVYTAVSKFRRWIDQTIYRSYLRCTNY
- the camk2n1 gene encoding calcium/calmodulin-dependent protein kinase II inhibitor 2-like → MSEVLPFNEEKMSHYGNEGDEGHLSFTCRLQDTNNFFSGSQNKRPPKLGQIGRSKRVVIEDENGDDEALKNGTEKTPAEA